The Parabacteroides sp. AD58 genome includes a window with the following:
- a CDS encoding transglycosylase domain-containing protein: MASKVTKGFLILFWSLFIAGIVAVYLLFAAIANGSIGYMPPVEQLENPIDKYASQVISSDGKTIGSYAHSSDNRIFVTYNDLSPDLVKALIATEDVRFAEHSGIDAIGLFRAIIKRGILMQKSGGGGSTITQQLAKQLFSPSADNFMERLFQKPIEWVIAVQLERYYTKEEIINMYLNKFDFLYNAVGIQSAASVYFGKTPKTLTIEEAATLVGMCKNPSYFNPVRRNERTRGRRNTVLDQMQKAGYITQAECDSLKKLPLKLHFQRIDHKDGLAPYFREFLRMTLTAKKPNRKNYASWQEQKFKEDSVSWETNPLYGWCNKNKRADGEFYNLYTDGLKIYTTIDSRMQKYAEDAVREHIGEYLQPQFTREKKGRSYAPFSRDLTTGEIDTILMRAMHQTDRYRWMKKSGMKEAEMRAEFQKPVEMRVFTWNGPVDTIMSPWDSIRYHKGFLRSAFMSMDPHNGYVKAYVGGIDYNYFQYDMVNGGRRQIGSTIKPYLYSLAMIEGISPCDEMLHVQQQLTDENGKLWIPRNSNKKRIGEMVSIQWGLQNSDNWVTAYLMSKLSPYTFVRLLHSFGLKGDIDPVVSVCLGTPDVSVGEMVSAYSTFANQGIRVEPLYVTRIEDSYGNTIANFTTQVNEVLTEDASYKMLHMLRSVIDGGTGGRIRGRYHIKAPMGGKTGTTQNNSDAWFMGFTPNLVSGCWVGGEERSIHFDRMEWGQGAASALPVYGLFMQKVYADKSLGYSEEEDFEIPEQYKDPCANKSSESTTTNQENYPSGIDKMFE; this comes from the coding sequence ATGGCATCAAAAGTAACAAAAGGTTTCTTAATTCTATTTTGGTCATTATTCATCGCCGGCATAGTTGCCGTCTATCTACTTTTTGCAGCTATAGCCAATGGCTCAATCGGTTATATGCCACCTGTGGAACAATTGGAAAACCCGATTGACAAATACGCATCACAGGTTATTTCTTCAGATGGAAAAACAATAGGAAGTTATGCGCACAGTTCAGACAACCGCATCTTTGTTACATACAACGACTTGTCTCCCGACTTGGTAAAAGCTTTGATTGCAACTGAAGACGTCCGATTCGCTGAACATAGCGGCATTGACGCTATCGGTCTATTCCGTGCCATTATCAAGCGAGGCATTCTGATGCAGAAAAGCGGTGGTGGAGGAAGTACCATCACCCAGCAGTTAGCGAAACAGTTATTTTCGCCAAGCGCTGATAACTTTATGGAACGACTGTTCCAAAAGCCCATCGAATGGGTAATTGCCGTACAGTTGGAGCGGTATTATACCAAAGAGGAAATCATCAATATGTACTTGAACAAGTTTGATTTCCTTTATAACGCTGTTGGAATCCAGTCGGCAGCTTCTGTCTATTTCGGGAAAACACCGAAGACACTGACCATCGAAGAAGCAGCCACGCTGGTAGGTATGTGCAAGAATCCCTCCTATTTCAATCCAGTTCGCAGAAACGAACGCACACGCGGACGTAGAAATACAGTTCTTGACCAAATGCAGAAAGCCGGATACATCACACAGGCTGAATGTGATTCTTTGAAAAAGCTGCCTTTGAAACTCCATTTTCAGAGGATCGACCATAAAGATGGTTTAGCCCCTTACTTCCGGGAGTTCTTGCGTATGACGCTGACGGCCAAAAAACCGAACCGGAAAAATTACGCTTCTTGGCAAGAACAGAAATTCAAGGAGGATTCTGTTTCATGGGAAACAAATCCGTTATATGGCTGGTGCAATAAAAATAAACGGGCCGACGGTGAGTTTTATAATCTCTATACCGACGGCTTAAAAATATACACCACCATTGATTCACGCATGCAGAAGTATGCAGAAGATGCCGTACGTGAACACATCGGAGAATACCTGCAGCCTCAATTTACAAGAGAGAAAAAAGGACGTAGCTATGCCCCGTTCTCTCGAGACCTTACAACAGGAGAAATAGATACTATTCTGATGCGTGCAATGCATCAGACCGACCGTTATCGCTGGATGAAGAAAAGCGGTATGAAAGAAGCTGAAATGCGGGCAGAATTCCAGAAGCCTGTAGAAATGCGTGTATTCACCTGGAACGGTCCTGTTGATACCATCATGTCACCGTGGGATTCTATCCGTTATCATAAAGGCTTTCTGCGTTCAGCCTTCATGTCGATGGATCCGCATAACGGATACGTTAAAGCTTATGTCGGAGGCATTGATTACAACTATTTCCAATATGATATGGTGAATGGAGGACGCCGGCAAATTGGCTCAACCATTAAACCTTATTTATATTCATTAGCCATGATCGAAGGAATCAGTCCCTGTGATGAAATGCTGCATGTCCAGCAACAACTGACAGATGAGAATGGTAAATTATGGATTCCAAGAAACTCTAATAAGAAACGCATTGGCGAAATGGTCAGCATCCAATGGGGATTACAAAATTCAGACAACTGGGTAACCGCTTACCTGATGAGTAAGTTATCGCCATACACATTTGTCCGCTTATTACATTCCTTCGGATTAAAAGGTGACATAGATCCAGTCGTTTCTGTCTGTCTGGGGACACCCGATGTTTCAGTAGGAGAAATGGTTAGTGCCTATTCAACTTTTGCCAATCAGGGCATTCGTGTAGAACCTTTATATGTAACTCGCATAGAAGACTCGTACGGTAACACCATTGCGAACTTCACAACTCAAGTCAATGAAGTCTTGACGGAAGATGCTTCATACAAGATGTTGCATATGCTGCGAAGTGTAATCGATGGTGGTACAGGCGGACGTATTCGCGGACGTTATCACATCAAAGCCCCGATGGGAGGTAAAACCGGTACGACACAAAATAACTCTGATGCCTGGTTTATGGGCTTTACTCCAAATCTGGTTTCAGGTTGTTGGGTTGGAGGTGAAGAACGATCCATTCATTTTGACCGGATGGAATGGGGACAAGGAGCGGCTTCTGCGTTACCTGTATATGGTTTATTCATGCAAAAAGTCTATGCTGATAAGTCTTTGGGTTATTCGGAAGAAGAAGATTTTGAGATTCCGGAACAATATAAAGACCCTTGTGCTAACAAATCGTCAGAATCCACAACGACTAATCAAGAAAATTACCCTAGTGGAATAGACAAAATGTTCGAATAA
- a CDS encoding porin family protein encodes MKNIWIIRIAACLLLLSVSTSVFSQEFRQNWEKKVFAAYNLGGTSPLPIPAEIRKINYWKPGFGGTLAFHLTRWLDANWGVTTGLAIDLKGMKVEADVKYLYTSLVVGEGDHAGKFTGTFSGKDQTNVRNDYLVLPIMAAWRPNDQWAVRLGGYVAFQNDAKFEGVASDGYIRNGGPTGEKITVESATYDFANEVRSFDAGIMASGDWFFTKKMAATAQLSWGLVPIFPSDFEGLSYKMYNIYLSLGIAYRL; translated from the coding sequence ATGAAAAATATATGGATTATACGAATAGCAGCCTGTTTGCTGCTTTTATCGGTAAGCACTTCTGTTTTTTCCCAGGAATTCAGACAGAATTGGGAAAAGAAAGTCTTTGCAGCCTATAACTTAGGGGGAACAAGTCCGCTTCCTATTCCAGCTGAAATCCGTAAAATCAACTATTGGAAACCCGGATTTGGCGGCACATTAGCTTTCCATCTGACAAGATGGCTGGATGCAAATTGGGGAGTTACAACCGGTTTAGCCATCGACTTGAAAGGAATGAAAGTAGAAGCAGATGTAAAATACTTATATACAAGCCTGGTTGTCGGAGAAGGTGATCATGCCGGTAAATTCACAGGAACTTTTTCCGGAAAAGATCAGACCAATGTTCGCAACGACTATTTAGTTTTGCCTATTATGGCGGCCTGGCGGCCAAATGACCAATGGGCTGTACGCTTGGGCGGTTATGTTGCCTTTCAGAATGATGCCAAATTTGAAGGCGTAGCATCAGACGGCTATATACGCAACGGCGGACCCACCGGAGAGAAGATCACTGTAGAAAGTGCCACTTATGATTTCGCTAATGAAGTCCGTTCGTTTGACGCTGGCATAATGGCGTCGGGCGACTGGTTCTTTACAAAGAAGATGGCAGCAACCGCACAACTTTCCTGGGGCTTAGTACCTATCTTTCCATCAGATTTTGAAGGCTTATCCTATAAGATGTATAACATCTACCTTTCTTTGGGAATTGCCTATCGGCTATAA
- the map gene encoding type I methionyl aminopeptidase — protein sequence MSRRKINNWHLIKGQPLTELDKQVLYYQNKGHLVPKRSLIKTPEQIEGIRRSGVINTGVLDLVEHEIKEGMSTAQIDKLVYEYTMDHGAIPAPLNYEGFPKSVCTSINEVVCHGIPSEKEILRDGDIINVDASTILDGYYSDASRMFMIGNVSPAKRRLVEVTKECLQIGMEAAQPFGFVGDIGHAIQKHAEKNGYSVVRDLCGHGVGLEFHEEPEVTHFGRKGTGMLLVPGMVFTIEPMINMGRYDVYIDADDNWTVLTDDGLPSAQWEHTFVMTDHGLEILTH from the coding sequence ATGTCAAGAAGAAAAATCAACAATTGGCACTTGATCAAAGGACAGCCTTTGACCGAGTTGGACAAGCAAGTGCTGTATTACCAGAATAAAGGACATTTGGTTCCGAAGAGAAGCCTGATAAAGACTCCGGAGCAGATTGAAGGAATCCGTCGTAGTGGAGTAATCAATACTGGCGTTCTTGATCTGGTTGAGCATGAAATTAAAGAAGGAATGTCGACGGCACAGATTGATAAGTTAGTTTATGAGTATACGATGGATCACGGAGCTATTCCGGCACCTCTTAATTATGAAGGCTTCCCGAAAAGTGTCTGTACTTCTATCAACGAAGTGGTTTGCCATGGCATTCCCAGTGAGAAAGAAATTCTGCGAGACGGAGATATCATCAATGTAGATGCTTCAACGATTTTAGACGGTTATTATTCGGATGCTTCCCGTATGTTTATGATCGGAAATGTTTCTCCGGCTAAACGCCGTCTGGTAGAAGTGACGAAAGAATGTCTGCAGATAGGCATGGAGGCGGCTCAACCTTTTGGCTTTGTAGGCGATATAGGTCATGCCATTCAGAAACATGCCGAGAAGAACGGGTACTCCGTAGTACGTGATTTATGCGGTCATGGCGTTGGATTGGAATTTCACGAAGAACCAGAAGTCACCCATTTCGGAAGAAAAGGAACAGGCATGCTGCTGGTTCCGGGAATGGTGTTTACCATTGAACCGATGATCAATATGGGACGTTATGATGTTTATATTGATGCGGATGATAACTGGACGGTATTGACGGATGACGGACTGCCTTCTGCGCAATGGGAGCATACTTTTGTAATGACGGATCATGGATTGGAAATATTGACCCACTGA